From Aegilops tauschii subsp. strangulata cultivar AL8/78 chromosome 5, Aet v6.0, whole genome shotgun sequence:
tcttcttcttcctttcttcttcttcctttcttcttcttcctttcttctttctttcttcttcttcctttttcttttttctttctttcttcttcttcctttcttcttcctttcttcttctttttttcttcttcctttttctttcttctttcttttggttttcatttggttttcatttttttcttcttcctttttctttcttgttttttcttcttcctttttctttcttctttctttcttctttctttttttcttcttcctttttcttctttctttcttctttctttttttcttcttcctttttttttcttctttctttttttcttcttcctttgtttttcttcttcttttttttcttcctcctttgtttttcttctttctttttttcttcttcctttttcttctttctttcttctttctttttttcttcttccttttttttcttctttctttttttcttcttcctttgtttttttcttctgtttgtttttcttgtgttttcttttgttttttttctttctttttcctttttcttttttcttgtgttttccttttttttgtttttttcttctgtttgtttttttgttttcttttgtttttttcttcttcctttgtttttcttcttttttttgttttcttttgtttttttcttctgtttgtttttcttgtgttttcctttttttcttctttctttttttcttcttcctttgtttttcttctgttgttttcttcctttttcttttgttttcttttttttcttcctttttccttttttcttcctttttcttgtttttcttctgtttttcttttgttttcttcttccttctttcttcttcttcctttttcctttttctttcttcttcttcttcctttttcttcttccttcttcttcttctgccggcacgcggaggacggcaggcagggccagcgggcggcgggcggcgggcggcagggcgtcgggcggcgggcgacgggcggcgggcggcgggcaagggcagggcacgggcggaggcggcgctcactggggacgggggcggcggcgcgcagggcttcggcgtcggcgtcggcgtcgatcggcgtcggggcagcgcttcggcgtcgagagagaggcgaatgggaagtggcgaaactgctaagtgcagtatttatagatgcacctttagtcgcggttggggaggcggaccgcgactaaaggtaccatttagtcgcggctggccacaccaaccgcgactaaagggtaccctttagtcgcggtccgcctccccaaccgggactaaagggttttggcgccgttttcgttcccgcgcagaaagaccctttagtcgcggttggggacaacaaccgcgactaaagggtaccctttagtcgcggtccgcctccccaaccgggactaaagggtctgtgctggaactggcgcggtgcggtgagatgtttagtcccacctcgctagccgagaggcttcgacagtggtttataagcgcggctgcgctcaccacttcgagctcctctcaaatgcaggcttacgggcctattctgtcactatgtgcctgtgggcctactgggccttctgcgggcctgaatcctggcccattaatgggtttctagtcgtattcaggccgtggtggcccagtaggtggcatattttttattttttgcctgttttttgttttcttttttgctttatttattttgttttgtttctacttacaacaataaacttatttattttattttattttgtttctaattacttatttattttactttatgataattatttttgctattaaagtttctaattacttatttatttatgttattaaaatttattttattttgtttgtacttatatattttattaaagtttatattattttgtttctaattcattttaaaatcttaaaaatacaattatatatcaaaaaaatcagaaaataaaactaattcattttaaattcttaaaaatacaaataatatatcaaaaaatcagaaaaataaaactcattcattttaaaatcttaaaaatacaattatatatcaaaaaatcagaaaaataaaactaattcattttaaaatcccttgaaggtttgacaaaaggtttgatacatcattcagttcatcgaccaaatacaaagtttggtacaataaattattacacatcaattcttcccttgtgtccctgcttgcttacgattgtgccgtatccatggagcatcctcatcatttaacttaatgcttgggtcagtgttcactttgaagggcggaatttcaccaaacatattataatcttctgacatgtctgtcttgtcctccactcccacgatgtttcttttccctgaaagaacaatgtgccgctttggatcatcgcatgatgtactgatcgttttcttatctttccgtttcctcggtttgctactcatgtccttcaagtaaaaaacctgagcgacatctttggcaaggacgaatggttcgtcaaggtaaccaagattgttgaaatccaccattgtcattccgtattgctcgtccacctttaccccacctcctgttagcttgaaccatttgcaccggaacaaagggaccttaaaggagggtccatagtcaagttcccatatctcctctatgtaaccgtAATATGTGAcgttttgcccattctcggttgctgcatcaaagcggacaccactgttttggttggtgctctttttatcttgggcgatggtgtaaaatgtattcccatttatctcgtacccttggaaagtcgttatagtcgaagatggtttcttggccaacatgtacagctgatctccaacatcattgtcattcattaaatgttttcgcaaccaactgccgaaagtctccatgtgggcctttctaatccaggattcaggcttccccgggttgtccgagcgtaaaatattcttgtgttgctcgaagtacggagccaccaagctggaattttgcagaactgtgtggtgtgcttcagtcatagaatgaccgtccatacatatcgtggattcccttccgatcttgccttttccacttagtctcccctcgtgccgcgattgaggaataccaatcggcttaaggtcaggaacatagtcaatacagaactcaattacctcctcatttccatagcccttgacgatgcttccttctggcctagcacggttacgaacatatttctttaatactcccatgaacctctcaaaggggaacatattgtgtagaaatacaggaccgagaatggaaatctcttcgactaggtggagcaggaggtgtgtcataatatcgaagaaggatggtgggaacaccaactcgaaactgacaaggcattggaccacatcgttctgtaaccgtggtagatcttctggattgattaccttctgagagattgcattgaggaatgcacatagcttcacaatggctactcgaacatttttcggtaggagccccctcaaagcaatcggaagcaattgcgtcataatcacgtggcagtcgtgagacttcaggttttggaactttttctccgccatgtttattattccctttatattcgacgagaagccagacgggaccttgatactgctcaggcattcaaaaaaaatgaccttctcttctttggtaagagcgtagctggcacgaccttgaaaccattccggatgccggtcatctgggtctttcaaaagttgctggtcctgccgtgcttcctttgtatcatttgtcttcccatacacgcccaagaagcttagcaggttcacgcaaatattcttcgtaacatgcatcacgtcgattgcagagcggacatctaggactttccaatattctagctcccaaaatatagatttcttcttccacatgggtgcgtgcccgtcaactccccgcggaactgattgtccgccaggaccctttccaaagatgactttcaaatccttgaccatatcaaatatctcagcaccagtacgttccgcaggcttcggtcggtgatctgccttgccgttgaaatgcttgcctttctttcttacgttatgatttcggggaagaaatcgacgatgacccaggtacacgttcttcttacaattaaccaaacgtacactttcagtctcatgtaagcagtgcgtgcatgcattgtatcccttatttgtctgtcccgaaaggttactgagagcaggccaatcgttgatggttacaaaaagcaacgctcgtaggtcaaattcctctcctttgtgctcatcccagacacgtacaccaggtctggcccacaactgtaaaagttcttcaactaatggccttaggtacacatcgatgtcgttgccgggttgcttagggccttggatgagaattggcatcataatgaacttccgcttcatgcacaaccaaggaggaaggttgtagatgcatagagtcacgggccaggtgctatggctggagctctgctcgccaaaaggattcatgccatcagtacttagaccaaatcttatgttccttgcgtcagctgcaaaatctttgaacactctgtcgatctttctccattgcgttccatcagcggggtgtctcaactccccgtcggacttacggtcctctttgtgccatcgcaacgacttggcatgctttttgttcatgaacagacgtttcaaccgtggtattataggagcataccacatcaccttggcgggaaccctcttcctgggtttctcgccctcaacatcgtcaccagggtcatcgcctctgatcttataacgcaatgcagtgcatacagggcattcattcaaattctcgtattcaccgcggtagaggatgcagtcgttaatgcatgcatgtatcttcagaacctctaaacctagagggcagacaaccttctttgcttcgtacgtactggcgggcaactcgttattcttcggaaacatattcttcaacattttcagcaaattttcaaatgatgagtcacctacaccttcctgtgccttccattttagcaaatccagtgtgcagcccagctttttcagactattatcgcatcctggatacaacgactttttgtgatcctctaacatgcgatccaaattctccctctccttgtcagtttcgcagcgtctccgtgcatcagcaatggtccgaccaagatcatcagcgggctcatcatgtgcctcttcttcaccttcacctaacccttccccaccttcagcatcatcctccatgaaagtatcaccgaaatgatcatgatagttgtcatcgatatcatccccttcttcatcttcttccattctaacccctctttctccatgcttggtccaacaattatagcttggcatgaaaccgtgccgaagcaggtgcatgtgaacgtctcttgaggaggagtaacccttctgattcttacagacagcacatggacagataataaaaccttgctgcttgttcgcatttgccactacgaggaaatctttcaaacccgtagtgaactcgccggagagtcggggaccgtacatccattaccgattcatctgcattattattatataaagtatataattaaccatcatgcatttgttaaactaactagctagaaataatacaaattaaacaatgaactacacacatgcatattttatcaatgacacatgaaaggttcaagttgctaaccgcgatcgcggaggaaaaataaatgagaaagctcaagtgtggctcggacacttcatatcatgtttgtttcaggctctcgggcatttcatcgaacaccttgtgtgcataggaggaaccaaaagcaaacccaccacccccttctgaaaattgtgaagtgagctgagtgaagtgaagtgagctgagtcctatatatagggatgggcctttagtcccggttggcctggccaaccgcaactaaaggccttcggggacctttagtcccggttggccaggccaaccgggactaaagccccccccccccccgtccgccagctggatggacctttagtcccggttggcctggccaaccacgactaaaggccttcggggacctttagtcccggttggccaggccaaccgggactaaagcccctcccgtccgccagctgtcgaccgagcgcgctaggcccagatagttggtcgcgggtctcctcccgaaccgcgactaaagaccccttttgtcgcagttcgattgttttggggactaatgggggcgtatggaagcctctttttctaccagTGACATGAATATGCTTCCAGGATTCCTATGAAATCATTGTCCCCTCTACAAAATTCAGTGGAGCAACGAAACCTCCGCTTGCATTGCACCATCATGCATATGCAATCCATGTGTTCCCTAGCTAAATATAATTACCTACTTGTAACAGAGTTTGATGAGTAATTGAAAATCAGATCAATTTCCTGGCATATCTTGTTAATGTTGAATATTCCGGAAGCATGTCATACTAGAAGTGAGTTATATATATCCAGGCTAAGATGTGGATTAAATTTAAAGAAGGTAAAGTAACCACCATACCTTGAAAGTCTGTAGGGTAGGTGCAGCTTCAAGGATAAACAGGGTCCAGCTCAAATCACACTCAGGAAAGATAGCGAAAAACTCCACATCCGTCAGGTTTCTGAACATAGCAGTGAGGTGCTTTGGATGTTCCGGCTTAATCCAAATCTGCAGCAAGAACACAATAGACAGCTAACATTTAGCAGAGAAGAAGAATGCACAATATTTAGAAGCATGGGAAACTCATCCAGAATGAATAGAAATTGACTAACCATTTGGCAAGAAAAGTTAAGATTGAGTATAGACAGGTTCTTGGCACTACTTGACAGACACTCGCTCAGTGAGAATGGCGCCTGCCACGTCATGGCATGAGAACTGAAGGTCACATGGCGAAGCTCTGGGACGTAGCCGAAATTCACCGGAGGGTTCCCCCAGCGCCATGATTCGCACAACACTTGCCTGAGCTTGGGGACAGAGACAAGCTCGACCCGCGTGCATACAAAGCAGAACAAGTCGAGCACCTGGAGCCCAGAGCCCGGCGTGTCGATCTTGACCGTGGAGTGCTCCTCAACCAGCATGCAGAATCTAAGGGTGAGGTGCCTGAGCTTGTCGCAAGCCCTAATGATTTCGGCCACGTCGGTATCTCCGAACACGAGTTGCGTGAGAGTTAGCACGGTGAGCCACCGGAACGCAACTGGGCAGGCACGGGAGAAGGACATGAACTCCTTCGCGAACTGGGTACACACCCCGCTAGCTTCTTTCGCGCATGTCGAGCGTAGGTAAAACTCAAGACATTCAGTCTCACCACGGTTGACAACGTCCTCGACGGCGCGGCCTATGGATCTCAGGTGAGGGTCCGACTCAGGGAAGAAGACGAGGCGGAGGGTCTTGATGGCGCGCTTGCACTCAGCCGGAGGAGACAGTAGCCTGCACGTCGCGGCCGTGAACGCCTCCATGGTCGCGACCGGATCAGTCGCTCCGCCGAAGTGGCGGACGTCGAGGTGCAGGCGTGAGAGCCGGTGGGGGAGGTGCCGCCACCGCGTGGAGACTGCGCCTGCGCGGACCGCGTCCCGCAGGTCGAGGCGCTCGAGGATTCCGAGGAGGATGTCGTCGGTGAGCGCGCTGATTCTGTCCTCGTCTGGGTCGTCGATGTTGAGCTTgttcggcggcggtggcgggatTCGGAGGGCGGTTGAAACCTTAGCTAGAAGCAGAACCAATCGCTTGTATGCGGCCCGGAGGGACGGCTTCCTGCTCCGTGGCCGGGGCTCCTCCGGCGCTCCGCTCCCCACCTCCAATGTGCGGCCCGTGGATCTGGACGGAACAGGGGAAGCCAGCTCCGCCGCGCAGCCATGTCGGTGCATCTGATTTCCCTCCGGCCGGGGCGCTGCCGCAAGTCGCGCTTTGATCCACCACCTCCGTCGCGCGGCCAGGTCTAACATCTGACAAATATTTTGTTGTTTGTGGGCAGAGAAATATGTGGATCTGAAAATAGCAGACAATATATAGCAGCCGGTGCATGCAGTCTTGGGCTCTTGGGTAAGCAAGCACGAAGGATTTTGCATGTCCACTCCTCCTTATGCGCTCCAGTTCTGAAAGCCGTTTTACAAAACAGCAGCATAACCAATGCAACATGCCCGGCGATGGGGGTTTTACATTTTTCTTTTCCCAAGCATCCCATTGTCCCCCGATCTACTCGTGCGGGTGCAATCTGGAGGATGTTAAATATAATCTTGATGTTTTCTGTACCTGCATATTTATTTTCTGCATGAGTTAGAGTCATGTAGGGCCAACTAGCGAACCTCGTCTACAGCTTTGTACTATATATTGGCAAGTGTAGACAATTGCTAAGATAAACAGTGTAAGCTAGTGTAATCATATAAATTGCTAGGTGGCAAAAATATCACGACATAGTCTATCACTCGAATGCATGCATGGTGTATATGGGCCAACGGAAGTTGACCGTGTGGGCTGTATCAGAATGTTAAATATTGAGCGGACGGAAGCTTGAAGTAAAATGGGCTGGTTGAAACCAGATGGGCTGATTGAAGCCAGATGGGCTGGTCGAATCTGTAAACTATAGTAAACAGAAAATGGTTTTAAAAAGAAAAACTCAACCATATAGTCTGGAAGTAAAAAACAAAACAGGTTGCAAATACACACATATTATTTTTTGGTCCAGCCTAAATTCAACTAATTACTATGAATGAAAAATTACGTAGTAAATCGAGAATATAATTTAATACATAGAAGAGAATTAAAACAGAGCAAACCTCTTTAAATTTGAATGTAAGTACAAACGACGAACAACTCTTTGACACACTGTACTCCTTGTAATGACCATATATACTCCATGCTCATCCTCTTTTTAATAACAAAATTAATTAGTATCCATGCTTATGGGCAAAGGCAACTGAATAATTGCTATCTAGATCCTTGAAAAATGCAAAAAGAGCGACTTTTTTTCAGATTCTAAATCTTTGCTTGCTACACTCCACTGAGCAGCTCTCCCTTGGGCTGATAGGGTGAACCTAAGATTTATTGTCAGTCGCTTCTTCTTTCTCGTGTCTAATCTCTATTCTCTGTGGCACGCTTTCGGCAGGTCCCCCACTTGTGGCGTCTAACGCATAGAGCATCTAAGGCAGTACCACGGTAGTGCGAGGCGTCTTCGCTACATTTCTCATTGGTTCGCCTCCTGAACACCGATGATCGAGCACTGGAAAACCTATTATTACGCACCGCCCCCTTCGATGATCAACTCATAAATCAGAAAGATACATACATATAACAATTACACATGTCAAAATCCAGAAAAGAATTAGGTCAAGCACAAGTTTTCACCAGTCCTCATCTACTTCTCTCTCGCGAACTTTCCCACAAGTCCCCTACTCGTCGCGTGTAGCACGTAAAGCATCTAGAGCAGTACCGCGATAGTGCAAGACGTGCTAGGTGCAGTGAGCACTCACCTCACGGACCGATACCTTTTCGGCAATGCTTGCAGATTCGCTTCCGAGCACCGAAAAACTTACTACTATGCACCGTTATAATCCAATTTGTCTTGTTTTGCTGAGAACTGATCAGACGTTCAAATGATATAAAAATTGGAGTGAATCTACCTCTGAAACATCTTGTACAATGTACATCTTTCTAGTTATGTATATGTAATTATAAAGACACCACTATGAAGATATTTTGTATGCCAT
This genomic window contains:
- the LOC141023198 gene encoding uncharacterized protein codes for the protein MVRLVALAFLIGRGVRCIFARCFSFSSSLAFSVWSLYALFVFCGDDSARIHREEIRLEVPFCVAELGGCDVPATGCLTDAGPGKQSRKKEKKAVSSSSSNAAPVDMNDDLMVYIPRRIILRIVGSAIRQEVQGYLHCTYLHGTIQATKQKLLSAQEKARSKHWELNMAKREVAACQAESLTQTQMLARICNDFSDAVPLCMHPQRPFTEDRIINYTELERIRRSGHAKSFVLAYPRAQDCMHRLLYIMLDLAARRRWWIKARLAAAPRPEGNQMHRHGCAAELASPVPSRSTGRTLEVGSGAPEEPRPRSRKPSLRAAYKRLVLLLAKVSTALRIPPPPPNKLNIDDPDEDRISALTDDILLGILERLDLRDAVRAGAVSTRWRHLPHRLSRLHLDVRHFGGATDPVATMEAFTAATCRLLSPPAECKRAIKTLRLVFFPESDPHLRSIGRAVEDVVNRGETECLEFYLRSTCAKEASGVCTQFAKEFMSFSRACPVAFRWLTVLTLTQLVFGDTDVAEIIRACDKLRHLTLRFCMLVEEHSTVKIDTPGSGLQVLDLFCFVCTRVELVSVPKLRQVLCESWRWGNPPVNFGYVPELRHVTFSSHAMTWQAPFSLSECLSSSAKNLSILNLNFSCQMIWIKPEHPKHLTAMFRNLTDVEFFAIFPECDLSWTLFILEAAPTLQTFKLSRERYACLGAVEDSAEKTNVVWDPSKNLKHLNLKSLLMSGFEEEDKVTNYIRLVMERAVGLKRIEMYGVHPCEKCDATDPTRSQVNEACRRLVKERLTHGSSSTVEILIMC